Below is a window of Streptomyces spongiicola DNA.
CACCTACGCCGGCAGCCTCGCCCGCCTGCACGCGGTGCGCGACCACCCCGACCTCACCTTCGTCCAGGGCGACGTGTGCGACGCGCCGCTCGTCGACACGCTGGCCCGACGCCACGACCAGATCGTGCACTTCGCGGCCGAGTCGCACGTCGACCGCTCGATCGCCGACGGCGGTTCCTTCACCCGCACCAACGTGCTCGGCACCCAGGTCCTGCTCGACGCCGCGCTGCGCCACGACGTGCGCACCTTCGTGCACGTCTCCACCGACGAGGTGTACGGCTCCCTCCCGCACGGGGCCGCCAAGGAGACCGACGTCCTGCGTCCGTCCTCGCCCTACGCGGCGTCGAAGGCCGCCTCGGACCTCATCGCCCTGGCCCACCACCACACACACGGCCTGGACGTCCGGGTGACACGCTGCTCGAACAACTTCGGCCCCCACCAGCATCCGGAGAAGCTCATCCCGCGCTTCCTGGCCCGCCTGCTGTCCGGCGCCACCGTTCCGCTCTACGGCGACGGACGGTACGAGCGGGACTGGCTGCACGTCGACGACCACGTCCGGGCCCTCGAACTGGTCCGTCTGTCGGGCCGGCCGGGGGAGATCTACAACATCGGCGGCGGCACCTCGCTGTCCAACCTCGAACTCACCCACCGGCTGCTCGCCCTGTGCGGCGCGGGCCCGGAGCGCATCGAGCACGTGGAGAACCGCAAGGGCCACGACCGGCGTTACGCGGTCGACCACGGCAAGATCACCACCGAACTCGGCTACCGGCCCCGCGTCGACTTCACCGCCGCCCTGGCCGACACCGCACAGTGGTACGGACGCCACGCGGACTGGT
It encodes the following:
- the rfbB gene encoding dTDP-glucose 4,6-dehydratase, encoding MNSAILVTGGAGFIGSSYVRRLLSSRVPGRTAVTVLDKLTYAGSLARLHAVRDHPDLTFVQGDVCDAPLVDTLARRHDQIVHFAAESHVDRSIADGGSFTRTNVLGTQVLLDAALRHDVRTFVHVSTDEVYGSLPHGAAKETDVLRPSSPYAASKAASDLIALAHHHTHGLDVRVTRCSNNFGPHQHPEKLIPRFLARLLSGATVPLYGDGRYERDWLHVDDHVRALELVRLSGRPGEIYNIGGGTSLSNLELTHRLLALCGAGPERIEHVENRKGHDRRYAVDHGKITTELGYRPRVDFTAALADTAQWYGRHADWWRPLLAAA